In Nocardia sp. NBC_00403, one DNA window encodes the following:
- a CDS encoding TerD family protein, which translates to MITLKKEDGAADLNGITKLTVGVSWDPSAGTSGGAMGLLRRKRGVDLDLIAILMQGAEPVRFAGLDSLDPMGNGSVQHTGDEQTGAASGDDESVHVTFADVPGGIDAIVFVAAAFKKGSSFEKANNISFKVYDATGGSAEQVADIWPSLLGNDNANAVARAFRSGAGWQLEVLNRKGQIKQGDKQALLRFAMA; encoded by the coding sequence ATGATCACGCTCAAAAAAGAAGATGGCGCCGCGGATCTCAACGGCATCACCAAACTGACGGTCGGGGTGAGCTGGGATCCGTCGGCGGGCACGAGTGGCGGTGCGATGGGGCTGCTGCGCCGCAAACGCGGGGTGGACCTGGATCTGATCGCCATTCTCATGCAAGGCGCCGAGCCGGTGCGTTTCGCCGGCCTGGACTCCCTGGACCCGATGGGCAACGGCTCGGTCCAGCACACCGGTGACGAGCAGACCGGCGCCGCCTCCGGCGACGACGAATCGGTGCATGTCACCTTCGCCGATGTGCCCGGCGGCATCGACGCCATCGTGTTCGTGGCCGCTGCCTTCAAGAAGGGCAGCTCGTTCGAGAAGGCCAACAACATTTCGTTCAAGGTGTACGACGCGACCGGCGGCAGCGCCGAACAGGTCGCCGATATCTGGCCGTCGCTGCTGGGCAACGACAACGCCAATGCGGTCGCACGGGCCTTCCGCTCCGGCGCGGGCTGGCAGTTGGAAGTCCTCAACCGCAAGGGCCAGATCAAGCAGGGTGACAAGCAGGCCCTGCTGCGCTTCGCCATGGCATAG
- a CDS encoding cytochrome P450, producing MTAASLEPLTFDPYDYRFHEDPYPTYQRLRTEAPLYYNAELDFWALSRHADVTGAFRDSIRLSSANGVSLDPAAWGPHAHRVMSFLAMDDPRHMRMRRLVYKGFTPKRVAEMADRIKELTLSYLEPALATGTFDWIDEVAGKLPMDVISELMGVPEPDRAEIRRLADLVVHREDGVLDVPMPAVAASIRLIGYYSDMVAARRRSPGTDLTSALLDAEIDGDRLSDEEIIGFMFLMVVAGNETTTKLLGNALYWGAKNPAEYARVVAEPELVTDWVEETLRYDTSSQMVARSAAVAIDQHGHTIPAGAKVLLLIGSANRDPEVFTDGDSYRIDRTDKAGLASFGAGVHFCLGAHLARLEAGVALREFVSRVRSYDVADSGIVRVHSTNVRGFAQLPIVVEAK from the coding sequence GACTACCGATTCCATGAGGACCCCTACCCCACCTATCAGCGGCTGCGCACCGAAGCGCCGCTGTACTACAACGCCGAACTCGACTTCTGGGCACTGTCTCGACATGCCGATGTGACCGGCGCGTTCCGCGACAGCATCCGCTTGTCGAGCGCCAACGGAGTGTCGCTCGATCCCGCCGCTTGGGGACCGCACGCACACCGGGTGATGTCGTTCCTGGCGATGGACGACCCGCGGCACATGCGGATGCGCAGGCTGGTCTATAAGGGCTTCACGCCGAAGCGGGTCGCCGAAATGGCCGACCGCATCAAGGAACTGACACTGTCCTACCTCGAACCCGCCCTGGCAACAGGAACTTTCGACTGGATCGACGAGGTCGCGGGCAAGCTGCCGATGGACGTGATTTCCGAGCTCATGGGTGTGCCGGAACCTGATCGCGCCGAGATCCGCAGGTTGGCAGATCTGGTCGTGCACCGGGAGGACGGTGTGCTCGACGTCCCGATGCCCGCCGTGGCAGCCTCGATCCGGCTCATCGGCTACTACAGCGACATGGTTGCCGCGCGCAGGCGCTCCCCCGGCACCGACCTCACCTCGGCGCTCTTGGACGCCGAAATCGACGGCGACAGACTGTCGGACGAGGAGATCATCGGGTTCATGTTCCTGATGGTCGTCGCGGGCAACGAGACCACGACCAAACTGCTCGGAAACGCGCTGTACTGGGGTGCGAAGAACCCGGCGGAATACGCGCGGGTCGTCGCGGAGCCGGAACTGGTGACCGACTGGGTCGAAGAGACACTGCGTTACGACACCTCCAGTCAGATGGTCGCGCGCAGTGCCGCCGTCGCCATCGACCAGCACGGCCACACCATTCCGGCGGGCGCCAAGGTGCTGCTGCTGATCGGCTCCGCGAATCGCGATCCCGAGGTGTTCACCGACGGCGACAGCTATCGCATCGACCGCACCGACAAGGCCGGACTCGCCAGCTTCGGCGCAGGCGTCCATTTCTGTCTCGGCGCGCACCTGGCCCGGTTGGAAGCGGGAGTCGCACTGCGCGAATTCGTTTCGCGGGTCCGGTCCTATGACGTCGCCGATTCCGGCATCGTGCGGGTGCACTCGACGAACGTGCGCGGGTTCGCCCAACTTCCCATCGTCGTGGAGGCGAAATAG
- a CDS encoding cytochrome P450 — MTLVKPRRVSGGEHEHGHLDEFRVDPLALMRRVRAECGDVGSFDLAGRRVIMLSGAEANEFFFRSGDEDLDQGAAYPFMKPIFGAGVVFDASPERRKEMLHNQALRGEQMRGHAATIEREVERMLARWGDAGEIDLLDFFAELTIYTSSACLIGTRFRDELDDRFARLYHDLERGTDALAYVDPYAPIESFRRRDEARRELVDLVQGIMDGRVANPPAHKTDRDMLDILITITDEHGNPRFSASEITGMFISMMFAGHHTTSGTAAWTVIELLRHPDLLTRVIDELDELYADGSEVSFAALRRIPQLEAVLKETLRLHPPLIILMRVAKGEFEVCGHRIAEGDLVAATPAISNRIPEDFPNPEDFDPDRYIDPNQADIVNRWTWIPFGAGRHRCVGAAFALMQLKAIFSILLRDWEFEMAQPSDSYRNDHSKMVVQLQQPCTVRYRRRQKP; from the coding sequence ATGACCCTGGTCAAACCACGGCGGGTTTCCGGAGGCGAGCACGAACACGGCCACCTCGACGAATTTCGGGTCGATCCACTGGCCTTGATGCGCCGAGTCCGGGCCGAATGCGGCGATGTCGGGTCGTTCGACTTGGCCGGACGGCGCGTCATCATGCTGTCGGGCGCCGAGGCCAACGAATTCTTCTTCCGCTCCGGCGACGAGGATCTGGATCAGGGCGCTGCCTACCCGTTCATGAAACCGATCTTCGGCGCGGGAGTTGTCTTCGACGCCAGCCCCGAGCGGCGCAAGGAGATGCTGCACAACCAGGCGCTACGCGGCGAGCAGATGCGCGGGCACGCCGCGACGATCGAGCGCGAGGTGGAGCGGATGCTCGCGCGCTGGGGCGACGCCGGCGAGATCGACCTGCTCGATTTCTTTGCCGAACTGACCATCTACACGTCCTCGGCCTGCCTGATCGGGACCAGATTCCGTGACGAACTCGACGACCGCTTCGCGCGGCTCTACCACGATCTGGAGCGGGGCACCGACGCACTGGCCTACGTGGACCCCTACGCGCCGATCGAAAGCTTCCGCCGCCGCGACGAGGCGCGCCGCGAACTCGTCGACCTGGTTCAGGGCATCATGGACGGCCGCGTCGCGAACCCGCCTGCGCACAAAACGGATCGCGACATGCTGGACATCCTGATCACCATCACCGACGAGCACGGCAATCCGCGCTTCAGCGCCAGCGAGATCACCGGCATGTTCATCTCGATGATGTTCGCGGGCCACCACACCACCTCCGGCACCGCGGCCTGGACGGTGATCGAACTACTCCGGCATCCTGACCTGCTGACCAGGGTTATCGACGAGCTCGACGAACTGTACGCCGACGGTTCGGAAGTCAGTTTCGCCGCGCTGCGCCGGATTCCGCAGCTCGAGGCAGTGCTGAAGGAGACACTGCGACTGCATCCGCCGCTGATCATCCTGATGCGCGTCGCCAAGGGCGAATTCGAGGTCTGCGGGCATCGGATCGCGGAAGGCGACCTGGTCGCCGCCACTCCCGCCATCTCCAACCGCATCCCTGAGGACTTCCCGAACCCGGAGGACTTCGATCCGGACCGCTATATCGACCCCAATCAGGCAGACATCGTCAACCGCTGGACGTGGATTCCGTTCGGCGCGGGACGGCATCGCTGTGTCGGCGCGGCGTTCGCGCTGATGCAGCTGAAGGCTATTTTCTCGATCCTGTTGCGCGACTGGGAGTTCGAGATGGCCCAGCCCTCCGACAGCTACCGCAACGATCACAGCAAGATGGTGGTGCAGCTACAGCAGCCGTGCACCGTCCGCTACCGCAGGCGTCAAAAGCCCTAG
- a CDS encoding glutathione peroxidase, producing the protein MSLRNIPLRTLSGDATTLGELAGDHAVLLVNVASKCGLTPQYSGLVELQKAYGPRGFTVIGVPSNQFMGQEPGTAEEIQEFCSTTYGVDFPLLEKTDVNGEDRHPLYSELVDTADADGTSGDIQWNFEKFLIDRDGKVVGRFRPRTEPDSAAVINAIEAAL; encoded by the coding sequence GTGAGCCTTCGAAATATTCCATTGCGCACGCTGTCCGGCGACGCGACGACCCTGGGCGAGCTCGCCGGGGACCACGCTGTGCTGCTGGTCAACGTGGCTTCGAAGTGTGGGCTGACGCCGCAGTATTCCGGGCTGGTCGAGCTGCAGAAAGCCTACGGACCGCGCGGATTCACCGTGATCGGAGTGCCGAGCAACCAGTTCATGGGTCAGGAACCCGGCACGGCCGAGGAGATCCAGGAATTCTGCTCCACCACCTACGGTGTGGATTTCCCGCTGCTGGAGAAGACCGACGTCAACGGCGAGGACCGGCACCCGCTCTACAGCGAGCTCGTCGACACCGCGGACGCGGATGGCACCAGCGGTGACATCCAGTGGAACTTCGAGAAGTTCCTCATCGATCGGGACGGCAAGGTGGTCGGCCGGTTCCGGCCACGGACCGAACCCGACTCCGCGGCAGTCATCAACGCCATCGAAGCGGCTCTGTAA
- a CDS encoding AMP-binding protein — MSCNFADLFEHAVDAMPDRVALIEGDRVLTFRELDEQADRLADHLASVGVAPGTHIGFQMHNDIDTMTTLIACFKTRAVPININYRYGVEELRYIYDSVDLEVLFYHATYERAVRTAAASMPALRHLIVVDDRATDGGPAGPSTPGKQGTASCDTRCSVDHHQAGRSRDGRFRRAGATCASTSRAKSSEADLDRPRDIASAQREARLPLGEGVLGGSRAGSPGGPLMWSICANSLVTTTRTCSNSDVSAVVLGRIR; from the coding sequence ATGTCCTGCAACTTCGCCGACCTGTTCGAGCACGCCGTCGACGCCATGCCCGACCGGGTCGCGCTGATCGAGGGCGACCGCGTGCTCACCTTCCGCGAACTCGATGAACAGGCCGATCGACTGGCCGACCACCTCGCCTCGGTGGGCGTCGCCCCCGGCACGCACATCGGCTTTCAGATGCACAACGACATCGACACGATGACCACGCTGATCGCCTGCTTCAAGACCCGAGCCGTCCCCATCAATATCAACTACCGCTACGGCGTCGAAGAATTGCGGTACATCTACGACAGCGTCGACCTGGAGGTGCTGTTCTACCACGCGACGTATGAGCGGGCGGTGCGCACAGCTGCCGCGTCGATGCCGGCGCTGCGGCACCTGATCGTCGTCGACGACCGAGCGACCGATGGCGGACCCGCAGGCCCATCGACGCCAGGCAAGCAGGGAACCGCATCGTGCGATACGCGATGCAGTGTCGATCACCACCAGGCAGGCCGCAGCCGAGACGGTCGATTTCGACGCGCTGGAGCCACGTGCGCAAGCACCTCGCGGGCTAAAAGTTCCGAGGCAGATCTGGATCGCCCCCGCGATATCGCGAGCGCCCAGCGGGAAGCCCGACTACCGCTGGGCGAAGGAGTACTCGGCGGGTCGCGCGCCGGATCACCAGGCGGGCCTTTGATGTGGTCTATCTGCGCGAACAGCCTGGTCACGACAACGAGAACGTGTTCTAATTCGGACGTATCCGCCGTTGTCCTTGGGAGAATCCGATGA
- a CDS encoding SDR family oxidoreductase, with protein MPRFEPHPVRRPALVAGASSGIGAATAVALAELGHPVTLGARRTDQCEALAQKIRDSGGEAFAHQLDVTDPTSIDTFVTAAEAALGPTEILVSGAGDIEFSPVHDMAPDRFLQQVQVHLGGAHRLAHRVLPGMIARRRGDVVVISSDCAVEPRPHTGAYSAAKAGLEAMVGQMRMELEGSGIRACLVRPGPTLTGMGMNSTPEVIGPMLEAWKTWGFARHGYMLRAADLAAAVVAVVSTPRGAHLVLVEVQPEAPLLPIPDSAANEQDRSEQ; from the coding sequence GTGCCGCGTTTCGAACCCCATCCCGTGCGCAGGCCCGCCCTCGTCGCCGGTGCGTCTTCCGGTATCGGCGCTGCCACCGCGGTCGCGCTCGCCGAACTCGGGCACCCCGTCACGCTCGGTGCGCGCCGCACCGACCAATGCGAGGCGCTGGCGCAGAAGATCCGCGACAGCGGCGGCGAGGCCTTCGCACACCAGCTGGATGTCACCGATCCCACCTCGATCGATACCTTCGTGACCGCGGCCGAGGCGGCGCTCGGCCCCACCGAAATCCTCGTCTCCGGTGCGGGCGACATCGAATTCAGCCCGGTCCACGACATGGCACCGGACCGGTTTCTTCAGCAGGTACAGGTACACCTCGGTGGCGCACATCGGCTCGCGCATCGGGTGCTGCCCGGCATGATCGCCCGACGGCGCGGCGATGTCGTCGTGATCAGCTCCGACTGCGCCGTCGAGCCACGCCCGCACACCGGCGCCTACAGCGCCGCGAAAGCCGGACTCGAAGCCATGGTCGGGCAAATGCGGATGGAACTGGAGGGCAGCGGGATCCGCGCCTGCCTCGTGCGGCCCGGCCCGACCTTGACCGGCATGGGGATGAACTCCACCCCCGAAGTGATCGGGCCGATGCTGGAGGCCTGGAAAACCTGGGGATTCGCCCGCCACGGATACATGCTGCGCGCTGCCGACCTGGCCGCCGCGGTGGTTGCGGTGGTCTCCACACCGCGTGGTGCGCACCTGGTGCTCGTCGAGGTCCAGCCCGAAGCGCCGCTACTGCCGATCCCGGACAGCGCCGCGAACGAGCAAGACAGGAGCGAGCAGTGA
- a CDS encoding succinic semialdehyde dehydrogenase, with the protein MSTIETTTESASTLPARITEALIGRLTGMVAADDAAAPYQMLEVYTGAVVGELPQSTPADIAAAYATARAAQKEWAAWPLRRRLRVFERAHELLLAEHETIADLIQIGCGKTRRMAVEESCDVPMVISHYLKTAKRVLRPVRRGGPMPLLTGSTEQHRPKGVVAVIAPWNFPFAIALSDAMPALMAGNGVVLKPDNKTALCALFGVELLYRAGLPLGLFQVVCGEGPEVGPTLIDNAEFVMFTGSTATGRIVGEGAGRNLIGCSLELGGKNPMIVLDDANLDDVIPGAAFAVFANSGQACMHIERIYVHDRHYDEFVRRLVTAAEELGSKIGAAYDYTPEFGSLVSVEHLKRVAAHVDDARAKGATVLTGGKARPDIGPAFYEPTVLTDVTPEMTHATMETFGPVVSVYRFSDEQEAIRLANDTNYGLNASVWSRNLAHANRIADQLEAGNININDGFVATYAAKATPSGGVKQSGVGTRHGDQGLLKYTDTVNVGVQKRQVLNARAGMPYEKQLKITLTTLRLMRRTRLR; encoded by the coding sequence ATGAGCACAATCGAAACGACCACAGAGTCGGCGAGCACCCTGCCCGCCCGGATCACCGAGGCGTTGATCGGCAGGCTGACCGGGATGGTCGCCGCCGACGATGCCGCAGCGCCGTACCAGATGCTCGAGGTCTACACCGGAGCGGTGGTCGGCGAACTACCGCAGTCGACGCCCGCGGACATCGCCGCCGCCTACGCGACCGCCCGCGCCGCACAGAAAGAATGGGCCGCTTGGCCGCTGCGGCGCAGACTGCGCGTTTTCGAGCGCGCGCATGAACTGTTGCTGGCCGAGCACGAAACCATCGCCGACCTCATCCAGATCGGCTGCGGCAAGACCCGCCGCATGGCCGTCGAGGAATCCTGCGACGTACCGATGGTCATCAGCCACTACCTCAAGACCGCAAAGCGGGTGCTGCGGCCGGTCCGGCGCGGCGGCCCGATGCCATTGCTGACCGGCTCCACCGAACAACACCGCCCGAAAGGCGTCGTCGCGGTCATCGCGCCGTGGAATTTCCCGTTCGCGATCGCGCTGTCGGATGCGATGCCCGCGTTGATGGCGGGCAACGGCGTCGTCCTCAAGCCGGACAACAAGACCGCACTGTGCGCGCTGTTCGGAGTGGAATTGCTCTATCGCGCCGGGCTGCCGCTCGGACTGTTCCAAGTCGTCTGCGGCGAAGGCCCCGAGGTGGGCCCGACGCTGATCGATAACGCCGAGTTCGTGATGTTCACCGGCTCGACCGCGACCGGTCGGATCGTCGGCGAAGGCGCGGGCCGCAACCTGATCGGTTGCAGCCTGGAACTGGGCGGCAAGAACCCGATGATCGTGCTCGACGACGCGAATCTCGACGACGTCATTCCGGGCGCGGCATTCGCGGTGTTCGCGAACTCCGGCCAGGCTTGTATGCACATCGAGCGGATCTACGTACACGATCGCCACTACGACGAATTCGTGCGCCGATTGGTCACGGCGGCAGAAGAATTGGGTTCGAAGATCGGCGCGGCCTACGACTACACACCGGAATTCGGCTCGCTGGTGTCGGTCGAGCACCTGAAACGCGTCGCGGCCCATGTGGACGACGCCCGCGCGAAGGGCGCCACGGTGCTGACCGGCGGCAAAGCGCGCCCGGACATCGGACCCGCCTTCTACGAGCCGACCGTGCTGACCGACGTCACACCCGAGATGACGCACGCGACCATGGAGACCTTCGGCCCGGTGGTCAGCGTGTACCGGTTCAGCGACGAGCAGGAGGCGATCCGGCTCGCCAACGACACCAACTATGGCCTGAACGCGAGCGTGTGGAGCCGAAACCTGGCCCACGCCAACCGCATTGCCGATCAGTTGGAAGCCGGCAACATCAATATCAACGACGGCTTCGTGGCCACCTATGCCGCCAAGGCCACACCGTCGGGCGGCGTGAAGCAGTCCGGCGTCGGCACCCGACACGGTGATCAAGGCCTGCTCAAGTACACCGACACCGTGAACGTCGGCGTCCAGAAGCGTCAGGTGCTCAACGCCCGTGCGGGCATGCCCTACGAGAAGCAACTGAAGATCACCCTGACGACGCTGCGGCTCATGCGCCGAACCCGGCTGCGCTGA
- a CDS encoding cytochrome P450, whose translation MTALPAGFDFTDPALWENRRPVEEFAWLRRTAQVWWNAQSDDTSGGFRDGGYWVVSKLDDVKEISRNPELFSSQEKGSIIRLPNDTTPEQMALTGALLVNMDPPKHTKTRRVVSKGFTPRAVEGLRAALTERAAAIVHAAKKSGGGDFVQQVAVELPLQAIAELLGVPETDRRKLFDWTNQTLNYDDPQYGDTTSASRMASAELLGYAWNMAEQRRGCPAEDIVSQLVNADVDGEHLGSDEFGFFVILLAVAGNETTRNAITHGMKAFVDNPEQWELYQQQRPRTAPDEIVRWATPVTAFQRTATQDTALGDRQIKKGQRLGLFYSSANFDEDAFDDPFTFDVLRNPNPHVGFGGTGAHYCVGANLARLEIDLMFNAIADLMPKITQVSDPVRLRSGWINGIKKWQVRYE comes from the coding sequence ATGACGGCATTGCCGGCAGGCTTCGATTTCACCGACCCGGCGCTGTGGGAAAACCGAAGGCCGGTCGAGGAATTCGCATGGCTGCGCCGCACCGCGCAGGTGTGGTGGAACGCGCAATCCGACGACACCTCGGGCGGCTTCCGCGACGGCGGGTACTGGGTGGTCAGCAAACTCGACGACGTCAAGGAGATCTCGCGGAATCCGGAACTGTTCTCCTCCCAGGAGAAGGGATCCATCATCCGGCTGCCCAATGACACCACTCCGGAGCAGATGGCGCTGACCGGTGCGCTGCTGGTGAATATGGATCCGCCCAAGCACACCAAGACCCGGCGGGTCGTGTCGAAAGGATTCACCCCGCGTGCGGTGGAGGGTCTGCGGGCGGCGTTGACCGAACGCGCCGCCGCCATCGTGCACGCGGCCAAGAAGTCCGGCGGCGGTGATTTCGTCCAGCAGGTTGCCGTCGAACTGCCGTTGCAGGCGATCGCGGAACTGCTGGGCGTCCCGGAGACCGATCGGCGCAAGCTCTTCGACTGGACCAATCAGACCCTCAACTACGACGACCCGCAGTACGGCGACACCACCTCGGCCTCCAGGATGGCCTCGGCCGAACTGCTCGGCTACGCCTGGAACATGGCCGAGCAGCGCCGCGGCTGCCCGGCCGAGGACATCGTCAGCCAACTGGTCAATGCCGACGTCGACGGTGAGCACCTCGGCTCCGACGAGTTCGGGTTCTTCGTGATCCTGCTCGCGGTGGCGGGGAACGAGACCACCCGCAATGCCATCACCCATGGCATGAAGGCGTTCGTGGACAACCCCGAGCAATGGGAGCTCTACCAGCAGCAGCGACCGCGGACCGCGCCCGACGAGATCGTCCGCTGGGCCACCCCCGTCACGGCCTTCCAGCGCACCGCGACGCAGGACACCGCGCTCGGGGACCGGCAGATCAAGAAGGGACAGCGGCTGGGGCTCTTCTACAGCTCGGCGAACTTCGACGAAGACGCCTTCGACGACCCCTTCACCTTCGATGTGCTGCGCAACCCGAACCCGCACGTCGGCTTCGGCGGCACCGGTGCGCACTACTGCGTCGGTGCGAACCTGGCGCGCCTCGAGATCGACCTGATGTTCAACGCCATCGCCGATTTGATGCCCAAGATCACGCAGGTGTCGGATCCGGTACGGTTGCGCTCGGGGTGGATCAACGGAATCAAGAAGTGGCAGGTGCGATACGAGTGA
- a CDS encoding nuclear transport factor 2 family protein: protein MPGFERSELDEMVRRWVLENQRCEDKGDWKPLAEMYTEDATYGWNYGPTQEFMAVGREEIRVLALGQEMDGLEGWSYPYQEFVIDERSGSVIGFWKQVADAKRPDGRNYSPEGIGGSWFRYGGDYQWSWQRDFFDLGNVSQLFLEMIAGNALLPGMQKRIQRSMAGKPLPGWYKVGEAPVSLW, encoded by the coding sequence ATGCCAGGTTTCGAACGCAGCGAGCTCGACGAGATGGTCCGGCGCTGGGTGCTGGAGAACCAGCGCTGCGAGGACAAAGGCGATTGGAAGCCGCTCGCCGAGATGTACACCGAGGACGCCACCTATGGCTGGAACTACGGCCCCACTCAGGAATTCATGGCGGTCGGACGCGAGGAGATCCGGGTGCTCGCCCTCGGCCAGGAAATGGACGGGCTGGAGGGCTGGTCCTACCCGTATCAGGAGTTCGTGATCGACGAGCGCAGCGGCAGCGTGATCGGCTTCTGGAAACAGGTGGCCGATGCCAAGCGGCCCGATGGGCGTAACTACAGCCCGGAGGGCATCGGCGGCAGCTGGTTCCGCTACGGCGGCGACTACCAATGGTCCTGGCAGCGTGACTTTTTCGACCTCGGCAATGTCTCGCAGTTGTTCTTGGAGATGATCGCAGGCAATGCGCTGTTGCCCGGTATGCAGAAGCGGATTCAGCGATCGATGGCCGGCAAGCCACTGCCCGGCTGGTACAAAGTCGGCGAAGCGCCGGTTTCCCTGTGGTGA
- a CDS encoding MCE family protein encodes MAIVIATVLSMYSGRYISTASVTVDAPRAGLVLDPDARVKYRGIEIGRVAAVARAEDRERLRLDLDPELLRLVPDNARVDIHSTTIFGAKNVNFLVPEHPSGRPLRPGAQVRAEAVTVEFNSLFDHLADLLAKVEPGKLNIAMNALSTALQGRGDKLGETLAHTDSYLREINPSLPALRRELAATADVTGLYADTVGDLLRTAENATTTSATITDRQSDLDAVLLNLVGVADTTGSVLRQSEPSSIASLQLLRPTTALLYAYAPGLDCVINALGKLMPLAEEIFGGRYPGAYFNSNFMYGAEPYQYPDDLPKVNATGGPHCEGVNDRVPGSHSDYVVTDTGEGRPFIPSTTVHPNSPPVFELLFAGLPGMGGR; translated from the coding sequence ATGGCCATCGTCATTGCCACTGTGCTGTCGATGTATTCGGGCAGGTACATCTCGACCGCGTCGGTCACCGTCGACGCGCCGCGCGCCGGACTGGTGCTCGACCCAGATGCCAGGGTGAAGTACCGCGGCATCGAGATCGGCCGGGTGGCGGCGGTCGCCCGAGCGGAGGACCGGGAGCGGCTGCGGCTGGATCTCGACCCCGAGTTACTGCGGCTCGTCCCGGACAACGCGAGGGTGGACATCCACTCCACCACCATCTTCGGTGCGAAGAATGTGAATTTCCTTGTTCCGGAACACCCTTCGGGCCGTCCACTGCGACCCGGCGCGCAGGTGAGGGCCGAGGCGGTCACTGTCGAGTTCAATTCGCTGTTCGACCATCTCGCCGACCTCCTTGCGAAGGTCGAGCCCGGCAAGCTCAACATCGCCATGAATGCACTGAGCACCGCATTGCAGGGGCGCGGCGACAAGCTCGGCGAGACACTGGCGCACACGGATTCCTATCTGCGCGAGATCAATCCGAGCCTGCCCGCGCTGCGACGGGAGCTGGCCGCCACGGCCGATGTCACCGGCCTGTACGCCGACACCGTCGGAGATCTGTTGCGCACGGCGGAAAATGCCACCACCACGAGTGCGACGATCACCGACCGACAGTCGGATCTCGACGCAGTACTGCTGAACCTCGTAGGAGTCGCAGACACCACAGGTAGTGTGCTCCGGCAGAGCGAACCGTCGTCGATTGCGTCGCTCCAGCTCCTCCGTCCGACGACCGCGTTGCTGTATGCCTATGCGCCAGGGCTGGATTGCGTCATCAACGCACTCGGCAAACTCATGCCCCTCGCCGAGGAGATCTTCGGCGGCAGATACCCGGGCGCGTACTTCAACTCGAACTTCATGTACGGCGCAGAGCCGTATCAGTACCCGGACGACCTACCCAAGGTAAATGCCACCGGCGGCCCGCACTGCGAAGGCGTGAACGACAGAGTGCCCGGCAGCCACTCCGACTACGTCGTCACCGACACCGGCGAAGGTCGGCCGTTCATACCGTCGACCACTGTGCACCCGAACAGCCCACCGGTGTTCGAGCTGCTGTTCGCGGGACTACCGGGGATGGGTGGGCGGTAG
- a CDS encoding ferredoxin — MRIIADLDLCQGHAVCQDEAPETFTVPKRGKVEITDPTPDADTAADVERAVRYCPTQALSIIADEPAAGTKGTP; from the coding sequence GTGAGGATCATCGCCGATCTCGACCTGTGCCAGGGGCACGCCGTCTGCCAGGACGAGGCACCGGAAACCTTCACCGTGCCCAAGCGCGGAAAGGTGGAAATCACCGATCCGACACCCGACGCGGACACAGCCGCGGATGTCGAGCGCGCTGTCCGCTACTGCCCGACACAGGCCCTGTCGATCATTGCGGACGAGCCCGCAGCAGGCACGAAAGGAACACCGTAA